The Pelmatolapia mariae isolate MD_Pm_ZW linkage group LG10_11, Pm_UMD_F_2, whole genome shotgun sequence genome includes a region encoding these proteins:
- the LOC134637088 gene encoding membrane-spanning 4-domains subfamily A member 8-like, with protein MCMYRSIIPVLGVIQIFVGLLNIGLGPGRTSMYPGDLTSMGAAYWLGAVYIITGIFTITVNCCPYFVSVIFAVTVNIISSVYAIIGIVLYALDLDNSSFIGLCQNSQPSEEYFNECEFLAYVTQRLVIDMDITLIVLAVLQLGVSIAITVLGIRALCGRWKEKGVRDTEISQPILKEVLMTSPGAEKGFTLMFGSLK; from the exons ATGTGCATGTACAGGAGCATTATTCCAGTTCTCGGG GTGATACAGATATTTGTGGGTCTGCTAAACATTGGACTTGGTCCAGGACGAACCAGCATGTATCCTGGCGATTTGACCAGCATGGGAGCTGCTTACTGGCTTGGAGCTGTG TACATCATAACTGGAATCTTCACAATTACTGTCAACTGCTGCCCCTATTTTGTCTCG GTGATCTTTGCTGTGACTGTGAACATAATCAGCTCTGTCTATGCCATCATTGGCATTGTGCTGTATGCTTTAGACCTTGATAATTCCTCTTTCATCGGCTTATGCCAAAACAGCCAGCCCAGCGAAGAGTATTTCAATGAATGTGAATTTTTGGCATACGTTACTCAG AGATTGGTGATAGACATGGACATTACTTTGATTGTCCTGGCTGTTCTCCAGCTCGGGGTCTCCATTGCCATCACAGTTCTGGgcatcagggctctgtgtggcagatggaaggaaaaa GGTGTCAGAGATACTGAGATTTCCCAGCCAATTTTGAAGGAAGTCCTCATGACGAGTCCCGGTGCTGAAAAAGGATTCACTCTAATGTTTGGATCCTTGAAATAA